One Vitis vinifera cultivar Pinot Noir 40024 chromosome 8, ASM3070453v1 genomic window carries:
- the LOC100259037 gene encoding transcription factor bHLH140 isoform X2, whose protein sequence is MGAPGSGKSTFCEHVIRSSTRPWVRVCQDTIGNGKAGTKSQCLKSATSALEDGKSVFIDRCNLDREQRAEFVKLGSPQVEMHAVVLDLPAQLCISRSVKRTGHEGNLQGGKAAAVVNRMLQKKELPKLSEGFHRITFCQNDSDVQTALNTYSALSHLDTLPPGCFGQKNPDAKIQLGIMKFLKKVEVPVNVGPDANFPKHPLSTQITKAKDSCCKQPEDISSSSGNAKEIKGGEDIVVHSVDGTVSSKDIPTLAFPSISTADFQFNHEKAADIILEKVEEFVNKVENARLVLVDLSHGSKILSLVRAKAAQRNIDSNKFFTFVGDITRLYSKGGLRCNAIANAANWRLKPGGGGANAAIFSAAGPELEVETKKRAGSLIPGKALVVPLPSTSPLFSREGVTHVIHVLGPNMNRQRPNCLNNDYVKGSKVLREAYTSLFEGFASIMNTQGNLLEGSSENLRSELSVSQDHFKGNHIKNVPNHDQKIKRVGVYESETSKKCKGFQDEHEFDCTESKEGKDKLNNEKIGRNMTKTWGSWAQSLYHIAMHPEKHKDNLIEISDDVVVLNDLYPKAQRHLLVLARSEGLDCLADVGGEHLQLLRTMHAVGLKWAEKFLCEDELLVFRIGYHSAPSMRQLHLHVISQDFNSKHLKNKKHWNSFNSAFFRDSVDVIEEITNHGRATIKGEDSQLSMELRCHRCRSAHPNMPRLKSHISNCQASFPPSLLQNDRLVLAPSKSGSEP, encoded by the exons ATGGGTGCACCAGGTAGTGGCAAGTCCACCTTCTGCGAACATGTCATCCGATCCTCCACTCGACCCTGGGTTCGAGTCTGTCAG GACACCATTGGAAATGGTAAAGCTGGAACAAAATCTCAGTGCCTAAAGAGTGCAACAAGTGCATTGGAGGATGGCAAAAGTGTATTTATTGACAGATGCAATCTAGACAGGGAGCAGCGGGCAGAGTTTGTGAAGCTTGGCAGTCCCCAAGTTGAAATGCATGCTGTGGTGCTTGATCTTCCTGCCCAGCTTTGTATTTCTCGCTCTGTAAAGCGGACTGGACATGAAGGAAATTTGCAAGGGGGAAAAGCTGCTGCAGTAGTGAACAGAATGCTACAGAAGAAAGAATTGCCTAAATTGAGTGAAGGGTTCCACCGAATCACATTTTGCCAAAACGACAGTGATGTTCAAACTGCCCTCAACACTTATAGTGCACTTAGTCATCTTGATACTCTTCCACCTGGCTGTTTTGGCCAGAAGAACCCAGATGCCAAAATACAGCTAGGTATAATGAAATTCCTAAAGAAAGTAGAGGTCCCTGTTAATGTAGGACCTGATGCAAATTTCCCTAAGCATCCTCTTTCTACTCAAATTACTAAAGCAAAGGATTCTTGCTGCAAACAACCAGAAGACATTTCCTCTTCATCTGGCAATGCTAAGGAAATAAAGGGTGGTGAAGACATAGTGGTACACTCTGTTGATGGAACTGTTTCTTCAAAAGATATTCCCACTTTAGCATTTCCATCTATTTCAACAGCAGATTTCCAATTTAACCATGAAAAAGCAGCTGATATTATTCTTGAGAAGGTTGAGGAATTTGTGAATAAGGTTGAAAATGCCAGGCTTGTTTTGGTAGACTTGTCTCATGGATCAAAGATTTTGTCTTTGGTTAGGGCTAAAGCTGCACAGAGAAATATTGACTCAAACAAGTTCTTTACATTTGTTGGAGATATAACTAGACTTTATTCAAAAGGAGGTCTGCGCTGCAATGCAATAGCTAATGCTGCCAACTG GAGATTGAAACCTGGAGGTGGAGGTGCAAACGCTGCAATATTTAGTGCTGCAGGTCCAGAACTAGAGGTTGAAACCAAGAAGCGAGCCGGATCTCTTATCCCTGGAAAAGCTTTGGTTGTCCCTCTTCCTTCAACTTCACCCTTGTTTAGCAGGGAAGGAGTAACGCATGTCATACATGTTCTTGGACCAAATATGAATCGACAAAGACCAAACTGTCTCAACAATGACTATGTCAAAGGCAGCAAAGTTCTTCGTGAGGCTTACACATCACTCTTTGAAGGTTTTGCATCTATAATGAATACCCAAGGAAATTTACTTGAGGGAAGCAGTGAAAACCTTAGGTCAGAGCTATCAGTATCACAAGATCACTTCAAGggaaatcatataaaaaatgttcCAAATCACGATCAGAAGATCAAGAGAGTGGGGGTTTATGAATCCGAGACAAGCAAAAAGTGCAAGGGATTTCAGGATGAACATGAATTTGATTGTACTGAATCCAAGGAAGGCAAGGACAAGTTGAACAATGAAAAGATTGGTAGAAACATGACCAAGACCTGGGGTTCATGGGCTCAATCTCTTTACCACATTGCTATGCATCCTGAGAAGCATAAAGACAATTTGATAGAGATATCAGATGATGTTGTTGTATTGAATGACCTCTATCCAAAG GCACAAAGACACCTTCTGGTTCTGGCCCGATCTGAAGGTCTCGATTGTCTGGCAGATGTTGGTGGAGAACACCTTCAGTTATTGAGGACAATGCATGCTGTGGGTTTAAAGTGGGCTGAGAAGTTCTTATGTGAAGATGAATTGTTGGTCTTCCGCATTGGATACCATTCT GCACCATCAATGCGACAACTGCATCTACATGTTATCAGCCAGGATTTCAATTCCAAACATCTGAAGAATAAGAAACACTGGAACTCATTCAATTCTGCTTTCTTTCGTGATTCAGTAGATGTAATTGAAGAAATCACTAATCATGGAAGAGCAACAATAAAAGGTGAGGACAGCCAATTATCAATGGAGTTACGTTGCCATCGTTGTAGAAGTGCCCACCCTAACATGCCCCGGCTGAAATCGCACATCAGCAATTGCCAAGCCTCCTTTCCTCCATCTCTACTCCAAAATGACCGTCTTGTACTTGCACCCAGTAAATCAGGCAGTGAACCCTAG
- the LOC100259037 gene encoding transcription factor bHLH140 isoform X1: MAEMDCEPTSKEGEGQGKPIVVLLMGAPGSGKSTFCEHVIRSSTRPWVRVCQDTIGNGKAGTKSQCLKSATSALEDGKSVFIDRCNLDREQRAEFVKLGSPQVEMHAVVLDLPAQLCISRSVKRTGHEGNLQGGKAAAVVNRMLQKKELPKLSEGFHRITFCQNDSDVQTALNTYSALSHLDTLPPGCFGQKNPDAKIQLGIMKFLKKVEVPVNVGPDANFPKHPLSTQITKAKDSCCKQPEDISSSSGNAKEIKGGEDIVVHSVDGTVSSKDIPTLAFPSISTADFQFNHEKAADIILEKVEEFVNKVENARLVLVDLSHGSKILSLVRAKAAQRNIDSNKFFTFVGDITRLYSKGGLRCNAIANAANWRLKPGGGGANAAIFSAAGPELEVETKKRAGSLIPGKALVVPLPSTSPLFSREGVTHVIHVLGPNMNRQRPNCLNNDYVKGSKVLREAYTSLFEGFASIMNTQGNLLEGSSENLRSELSVSQDHFKGNHIKNVPNHDQKIKRVGVYESETSKKCKGFQDEHEFDCTESKEGKDKLNNEKIGRNMTKTWGSWAQSLYHIAMHPEKHKDNLIEISDDVVVLNDLYPKAQRHLLVLARSEGLDCLADVGGEHLQLLRTMHAVGLKWAEKFLCEDELLVFRIGYHSAPSMRQLHLHVISQDFNSKHLKNKKHWNSFNSAFFRDSVDVIEEITNHGRATIKGEDSQLSMELRCHRCRSAHPNMPRLKSHISNCQASFPPSLLQNDRLVLAPSKSGSEP; encoded by the exons ATGGCCGAAATGGATTGCGAACCCACTTCTaaag AAGGAGAAGGGCAGGGGAAGCCCATTGTGGTATTGCTAATGGGTGCACCAGGTAGTGGCAAGTCCACCTTCTGCGAACATGTCATCCGATCCTCCACTCGACCCTGGGTTCGAGTCTGTCAG GACACCATTGGAAATGGTAAAGCTGGAACAAAATCTCAGTGCCTAAAGAGTGCAACAAGTGCATTGGAGGATGGCAAAAGTGTATTTATTGACAGATGCAATCTAGACAGGGAGCAGCGGGCAGAGTTTGTGAAGCTTGGCAGTCCCCAAGTTGAAATGCATGCTGTGGTGCTTGATCTTCCTGCCCAGCTTTGTATTTCTCGCTCTGTAAAGCGGACTGGACATGAAGGAAATTTGCAAGGGGGAAAAGCTGCTGCAGTAGTGAACAGAATGCTACAGAAGAAAGAATTGCCTAAATTGAGTGAAGGGTTCCACCGAATCACATTTTGCCAAAACGACAGTGATGTTCAAACTGCCCTCAACACTTATAGTGCACTTAGTCATCTTGATACTCTTCCACCTGGCTGTTTTGGCCAGAAGAACCCAGATGCCAAAATACAGCTAGGTATAATGAAATTCCTAAAGAAAGTAGAGGTCCCTGTTAATGTAGGACCTGATGCAAATTTCCCTAAGCATCCTCTTTCTACTCAAATTACTAAAGCAAAGGATTCTTGCTGCAAACAACCAGAAGACATTTCCTCTTCATCTGGCAATGCTAAGGAAATAAAGGGTGGTGAAGACATAGTGGTACACTCTGTTGATGGAACTGTTTCTTCAAAAGATATTCCCACTTTAGCATTTCCATCTATTTCAACAGCAGATTTCCAATTTAACCATGAAAAAGCAGCTGATATTATTCTTGAGAAGGTTGAGGAATTTGTGAATAAGGTTGAAAATGCCAGGCTTGTTTTGGTAGACTTGTCTCATGGATCAAAGATTTTGTCTTTGGTTAGGGCTAAAGCTGCACAGAGAAATATTGACTCAAACAAGTTCTTTACATTTGTTGGAGATATAACTAGACTTTATTCAAAAGGAGGTCTGCGCTGCAATGCAATAGCTAATGCTGCCAACTG GAGATTGAAACCTGGAGGTGGAGGTGCAAACGCTGCAATATTTAGTGCTGCAGGTCCAGAACTAGAGGTTGAAACCAAGAAGCGAGCCGGATCTCTTATCCCTGGAAAAGCTTTGGTTGTCCCTCTTCCTTCAACTTCACCCTTGTTTAGCAGGGAAGGAGTAACGCATGTCATACATGTTCTTGGACCAAATATGAATCGACAAAGACCAAACTGTCTCAACAATGACTATGTCAAAGGCAGCAAAGTTCTTCGTGAGGCTTACACATCACTCTTTGAAGGTTTTGCATCTATAATGAATACCCAAGGAAATTTACTTGAGGGAAGCAGTGAAAACCTTAGGTCAGAGCTATCAGTATCACAAGATCACTTCAAGggaaatcatataaaaaatgttcCAAATCACGATCAGAAGATCAAGAGAGTGGGGGTTTATGAATCCGAGACAAGCAAAAAGTGCAAGGGATTTCAGGATGAACATGAATTTGATTGTACTGAATCCAAGGAAGGCAAGGACAAGTTGAACAATGAAAAGATTGGTAGAAACATGACCAAGACCTGGGGTTCATGGGCTCAATCTCTTTACCACATTGCTATGCATCCTGAGAAGCATAAAGACAATTTGATAGAGATATCAGATGATGTTGTTGTATTGAATGACCTCTATCCAAAG GCACAAAGACACCTTCTGGTTCTGGCCCGATCTGAAGGTCTCGATTGTCTGGCAGATGTTGGTGGAGAACACCTTCAGTTATTGAGGACAATGCATGCTGTGGGTTTAAAGTGGGCTGAGAAGTTCTTATGTGAAGATGAATTGTTGGTCTTCCGCATTGGATACCATTCT GCACCATCAATGCGACAACTGCATCTACATGTTATCAGCCAGGATTTCAATTCCAAACATCTGAAGAATAAGAAACACTGGAACTCATTCAATTCTGCTTTCTTTCGTGATTCAGTAGATGTAATTGAAGAAATCACTAATCATGGAAGAGCAACAATAAAAGGTGAGGACAGCCAATTATCAATGGAGTTACGTTGCCATCGTTGTAGAAGTGCCCACCCTAACATGCCCCGGCTGAAATCGCACATCAGCAATTGCCAAGCCTCCTTTCCTCCATCTCTACTCCAAAATGACCGTCTTGTACTTGCACCCAGTAAATCAGGCAGTGAACCCTAG